Genomic segment of Arachis hypogaea cultivar Tifrunner chromosome 16, arahy.Tifrunner.gnm2.J5K5, whole genome shotgun sequence:
CTTACAATTCAAACCATCATCTTGAACTAAAAGCTTTGTCTTCTCACCTTCACTACTTCTCTTACAATCATcatcaaaagaagaagaagaagaagaacacaagATTGTAACTTCAAAATATGCTTCTTGTGGGAATGCATAGTTTCCCAAACAAGGACCAGGTAAAGGTAGAGAAGTTCTCATAATCATCATAGAAGCAGAGTTTTTCTTCTTCAAACCAGGATTGAGCCTAATCTTCTGCATAAACTCAGATGAATCCTGACAAACTTCAAAGGTTATCTCAGGCTCAATTTCAATCCCTCTtccatgatcatcatcatcaacaacagCACAAGCTCCTAAAAGGGTACTTGTTGTTGATCTTGATCTTGATGATTGAATAATGTTGTAACTCTTGTgagccatgaaattaaatcttgacCATCCAttttcaacagcatcagcagcaAGATATGGATGATCTTCCCAACTGAACAATGTTCTTGTTTTTTCCGAACCTTCAAAATAAACAAACAGATACTATATAGTATACGGGTAATActagggagacaaaaaaaaagTCAGAACTTggcttatttagcattcattaattgtcgcaacaattaatgaatgctaaataaggcaacttatggctgtttttggctgattttcttcggttaccaaacattttccgtAGTATACTATGAAATAATGCACTATTAGgaataattaaaataacaaaCTACTACCTACTTACCATGAAAAACATAGAATTTGCTGCTATTGTTCTTGTGATCATCATCAATTCCAGCTTGATTAATGGTCTCCATTCTAGTGAAACTCTTTGGTTCAACAACAAAGTTTCTATGATGATCTTTTCTTTGATGACACCAACGCCAAATGAAAACCATGAAAAGGGTTGAAACACACCCCAAAGATGCTCCTAAAACCGCCACATGTATCCATTGGATCATATCTTATTTTCTTCACTTTTCAATATCTTAATATGCATATAGAATATAGTTCTTATTGCATATAAaaaggaagaaattaaaaaagcATGAATGAAGGAAGGGGCAATGGAGTATGGTGAAAGGTGGACCAAAGAAATGGTTTCAATCAATCAAAGCATGGATATGGTGCCAAAGGAGGTGTTACCAAACAAAACATTCAAAGTGCCACATAACATAagctttgagtttttttttttttttttttctcttggaGTATGAATGAAACCATACAATATTagtttaattgaattttggaacCGACAAAACACTCCTCATTAATAAGCAATGAACGCGtttctttcttaatttatatatctttttgtacttttttttttcaaaggagAGAGAAAATTCAATAAGGACTAATTAGAGTTATTATGTGCTTTCTCTCCATTGCAAGCATTGCCAAGAGTTTATGTAACCTAAGATAGTGGCCCAATTCTAACTACTAGATCTGAACTTTTTATTCATattaagcataaaagaaattttgatgtattttgtaggaattttttctgaaatgaaatggaaaaaaaaaattattatgtcccaaaacaaattaaaaccgttttatttatcaaaatattttttctttttatttttttagtgttggAGTATAATTGATGTGTAcctcaaattctccaattttgaTTAAAATTGGTAAAATGAGGAACACGAAATCCAATCTTAGCTTGGATCGACCTCACCTAATTCGATTTTagatctaatattttttttttatctaaaatccATTTAAGGGTAGGGTCTGGTCTCTCGTCAAGTTGGTTGCTGCACATACAAAACGAAATTCAAATCTCAGGTACTTGCAGACGAATGAACTGACCATTCAACCAACTCAAGTTGATTTCAATTGACTTTATCTAAAATGATATCATCCTTCTTTCTATTTACTATTAACCAGTGCAAATGTCTAAAATACCCCCTCTTATCAATTTATTATAATAGAGATTTAAGTTCATTTTTAAATGTTCTGAAATTTGTCTATCTATATTATTTAGAATTTCGATAATAAGATGGGAATATAAGAAAaggaacatttaaaaaaaaaaaaagctgtgAGATGCTTTTTGTTGATGATGCGTTGTTGTTAGCATTACAGTTATAGCAAAGTTCCAAATGGAAAATGGGATGCTTTTTTCTTGAGTTCTATGCTTCCTTGTATAACGGGCAATTTAGGGGTCAAACTATTCCCTGCACAATCAGAAAAAAGTAGCAATCAAAATTTAGGATCTGAAAGTTGATAAGGGACCATTGAACTTTGGAATACCACAAAGATGGATACTGATAAAAAGTGAATCCAAAAGCTACAAGAATTAAGGATAAAACATGTTTTGCCCTTAGAAAGTTAATTAATCTGTTGTTGACTGATCATAATCTtatcttaattaataataatttctttttttttttttgtgggggACCACTTAATCACATGATTTTTCTAATGGAATTCAAAGATTATCTAACAAGGAATTCTACATAAATAAATAAGTCATATTAAAGCTAAAAGTAAAAGAGTTTTATAATGGGtattaaataaacaaattttataaaatatagaataaatccCTCTAACTTATTAACATTTTGAGTAAAGTGagaaataaatctttaaaaaatttatattttggacagattaactttttaaaaaataaattatcattaaAGTAATAATAAATAGGGTTGTCATAATCGGCCAAATCTATTGGATCAGTTCGTTTACTCATTTAAATAGACGAGTTTTGCCTCTAAAATTAAGTTCATTTAAGTTTCGGCTAAACGGGTTGAGCCCGATTAACCCGAAAAAAATGATGGGTTAAACAAGCTAACCCACAGACTAAACGGGTGGCCCGTTTATTTCTTTTTATGCTTTTTTCAAAAGAAAGTAGTACTTTTAGCCGATATCTTTTTCGATTCGTTTCGAAAATTCGACccattaactaaaaaaaaaaattgtttgtttaaaatttttgacataaaaatgatattttttgtcaaaatatttttcaaaaaataaaataaaagagtaaacggGCCAGCCCATTTAACCCATCGGACTTACCATAAACGGTTCGAACTAAAAAATTATGGCATGCGAATGGTGCGAGTTTAAACTAAATGGGTCTAAATAGGTCGGGTTGGCCCGTTTGACAACCTTAATAACAAACATGAacaaattaattcaaattaagaCTTTTAATCCTAATTATAGGGCTAATTTAAAGTTAATGTGTCTAGATTTactattctaaaaaattttattagtattttttaagaactaattaacctatccaaaatataattttgcaaaaatttatttatcacttTACTCTAACATACATTTTAGTTTTCACTAAGAGGAAAGtgtagtttaatttttatattatttacc
This window contains:
- the LOC112697811 gene encoding uncharacterized protein — protein: MIQWIHVAVLGASLGCVSTLFMVFIWRWCHQRKDHHRNFVVEPKSFTRMETINQAGIDDDHKNNSSKFYVFHGSEKTRTLFSWEDHPYLAADAVENGWSRFNFMAHKSYNIIQSSRSRSTTSTLLGACAVVDDDDHGRGIEIEPEITFEVCQDSSEFMQKIRLNPGLKKKNSASMMIMRTSLPLPGPCLGNYAFPQEAYFEVTILCSSSSSSFDDDCKRSSEGEKTKLLVQDDGLNCKKGILDNVDEEMMRVECCKEGRNGKIGSLVMFSLGLSRGGGDVPLRVPGSYHGSIGFNSNGSVFLDGMKLVTESKKEEEEEWMIGSEKVIGCGFDPRQKQVFFTLNSELVHEIHCQSDEFSTPLYPTLASNIDIIVLINFGQSSFKYEPANAHRTPNPCFMGPIVNSHNAKLGYDDSKELFSMGRIDSQWHNGKSTPKGNIIPNHVAFDFDEESEADLFEIVLDDSGKSPNIVS